A window of Fictibacillus halophilus contains these coding sequences:
- a CDS encoding YozQ family protein, with translation MSDKTDKQKQSEDIAEKNFELDKKNKSKTDKDLETVHDQINDTFNEGTIDQKEINKKEKKD, from the coding sequence ATGAGTGACAAAACAGACAAACAAAAGCAGTCAGAGGACATTGCAGAGAAAAACTTTGAGCTCGATAAGAAAAACAAATCTAAAACAGATAAGGACCTAGAAACAGTTCACGATCAGATCAACGATACATTTAACGAAGGTACAATTGATCAGAAAGAAATTAACAAAAAAGAAAAGAAGGATTAA
- a CDS encoding glycosyltransferase, with amino-acid sequence MYRKIIKMIMVLAIAFPIFASPLTAEAKAKQRVQGPCYSQNAIDLYSLQRRLWKDHVYWTRSYIVSATEGAKDQDAVLKRLLQNQTDIGNSIKPYYGDKAGNELGKLLTEHIVIAGQLVDAVKKGDTANAAKINKEWYRNADDIAKFMSKANSNWSEQQVKEMLYTHLKYVTDEVVARLKKDYAGEIVIFDKNKNHMVMFADEITNGIMKQFPDSFRTS; translated from the coding sequence ATGTATAGAAAAATAATTAAGATGATTATGGTGCTTGCCATAGCGTTTCCGATTTTTGCCTCACCATTAACAGCAGAAGCAAAGGCAAAACAAAGAGTGCAAGGACCGTGTTATAGCCAGAACGCGATTGATTTGTATTCATTGCAACGAAGACTGTGGAAAGACCATGTGTATTGGACAAGAAGCTATATTGTGAGCGCTACTGAAGGAGCTAAAGATCAAGACGCGGTGCTAAAGCGACTGTTGCAGAATCAAACCGATATCGGTAACTCCATCAAGCCATATTACGGAGATAAAGCTGGGAACGAACTCGGCAAATTATTAACAGAGCATATTGTAATCGCAGGGCAGTTGGTTGATGCAGTAAAAAAAGGCGATACGGCGAATGCAGCAAAAATAAATAAAGAGTGGTATCGTAACGCTGATGATATCGCCAAATTCATGAGTAAGGCGAATTCGAATTGGTCAGAACAACAAGTGAAAGAAATGCTTTATACCCATCTGAAATATGTCACGGATGAAGTTGTAGCAAGGCTTAAAAAAGATTATGCTGGTGAGATCGTGATCTTTGATAAGAACAAGAACCATATGGTGATGTTTGCTGACGAAATAACGAATGGCATCATGAAGCAGTTTCCAGACTCATTTAGAACGTCATAA
- a CDS encoding catalase, which yields MSDQNKVNGNSKNEQLEQYRADDKGKKLTTNQGLKVAEDEFSLKAGERGPTLMEDFHFREKMTHFDHERIPERIVHARGFAAHGEFELYESLSEFTKADFLNDTSKKTPTFVRFSTVAGSRGSAETVRDARGFATKFYTEEGNYDLVGNNIPVFFIQDAIKFPDLVHALKPEPHNEMPQAASAHDTFWDFVANNQESAHMVMWAMSDRAIPRSFRMMEGFGVHTFRLVNDEGKAHFVKFHWKPVLGTHSLVWDEAQKISGKDPDFHRRDLWESIENGDYPEYELGLQIIAEEDEFNFDFDILDPTKLWPEEDVPVKIVGKMTLNRNVDNVFAETEQVAFHPGHVVPGIDFSNDPLLQGRLFSYTDTQLSRLGGPNFHELPINRPVCPFHNNQRDGISRHTINRGQVSYHKNSLAANTPSPTPEAEGGYVHYQEKVDGRKIRGRSESFKDHFSQATLFWNSMSEPEKQHLKNAFSFELGKVKSKSVQQQVVDMFGNVSVELATAFAEAIDAVPPQGEESSVTKSSPALSQLNTVKSPKTRKVGVIVGSIVSGEVADILQTLKSSGIQGECISDKLGRRTTDDGSELEIMHTFLTATSVIFDAIYVVGGSDDATFKKNALHFVNEAYAHYKPIGGTHEGLQWLNEAELTGEPGVVSGDGKDDFVKNFTEAISVHRHWNRQV from the coding sequence ATGAGCGATCAGAACAAAGTGAACGGCAACAGCAAGAATGAACAGCTGGAACAGTATCGTGCAGATGACAAAGGCAAAAAGTTAACGACCAATCAAGGGTTAAAAGTTGCTGAAGACGAATTCTCGCTTAAAGCGGGAGAACGTGGTCCAACACTTATGGAAGATTTTCATTTTCGGGAAAAAATGACTCACTTTGACCATGAAAGAATTCCTGAGCGTATCGTACATGCTCGTGGGTTCGCGGCTCATGGTGAGTTTGAATTATATGAGTCTTTGAGTGAATTTACAAAAGCAGATTTCTTAAATGATACCTCTAAAAAAACACCAACGTTCGTCCGTTTTTCAACCGTAGCAGGTTCACGTGGATCTGCTGAAACGGTGCGTGACGCGCGCGGCTTTGCAACTAAATTTTATACAGAAGAAGGAAACTACGATCTTGTTGGAAACAATATTCCGGTTTTCTTCATTCAAGATGCGATCAAGTTTCCCGATCTCGTTCATGCGTTAAAACCAGAGCCTCATAACGAGATGCCGCAAGCAGCAAGCGCGCATGATACGTTTTGGGACTTTGTGGCCAACAACCAAGAGTCTGCACATATGGTGATGTGGGCGATGTCAGACCGAGCGATCCCACGAAGCTTTCGTATGATGGAAGGATTCGGCGTTCATACGTTCAGACTTGTGAACGATGAAGGGAAAGCGCATTTCGTAAAGTTTCACTGGAAGCCAGTCTTAGGTACACATTCACTCGTGTGGGATGAAGCACAAAAGATTTCCGGGAAAGATCCGGATTTCCACCGCAGAGATCTTTGGGAATCCATTGAAAATGGAGATTATCCAGAATATGAGCTAGGACTTCAAATCATTGCGGAAGAAGATGAATTTAACTTTGATTTTGATATTCTAGATCCGACGAAATTGTGGCCAGAAGAGGATGTGCCGGTAAAAATTGTCGGCAAGATGACGTTGAACCGTAACGTGGATAACGTGTTTGCCGAAACAGAGCAAGTTGCTTTCCATCCGGGACATGTTGTACCAGGAATTGATTTTTCAAATGATCCCCTTTTACAAGGACGCTTGTTCTCCTATACAGATACACAACTGTCTCGTCTTGGAGGACCTAACTTCCACGAACTCCCGATTAATCGACCAGTTTGTCCGTTTCATAACAATCAACGTGATGGCATTTCACGACATACAATCAATAGAGGGCAAGTGAGTTATCACAAGAATTCCCTTGCAGCAAATACACCATCACCTACTCCAGAAGCAGAAGGTGGATATGTTCATTATCAAGAAAAAGTAGATGGAAGAAAAATCAGAGGCAGAAGCGAGAGCTTTAAAGATCACTTCTCTCAAGCCACGCTTTTCTGGAACAGTATGAGCGAGCCGGAAAAACAGCATCTAAAGAACGCTTTTAGTTTTGAGCTGGGTAAAGTGAAGAGTAAATCCGTGCAACAGCAAGTCGTAGATATGTTTGGAAACGTGAGTGTGGAGCTTGCGACTGCTTTTGCAGAAGCAATTGATGCAGTACCTCCTCAAGGAGAAGAATCTTCCGTTACGAAGTCTTCACCAGCTCTCAGCCAGCTGAATACGGTTAAAAGCCCTAAGACGAGAAAAGTCGGTGTCATTGTTGGCTCGATTGTAAGCGGTGAAGTGGCAGATATTTTACAGACTTTAAAGAGCAGTGGTATTCAGGGTGAATGTATCAGTGATAAGTTAGGTAGGCGCACAACGGATGACGGATCTGAATTAGAGATCATGCATACGTTCTTGACAGCGACTTCCGTTATCTTTGATGCGATCTACGTTGTAGGTGGCAGTGATGATGCTACGTTTAAGAAGAATGCTTTGCACTTCGTGAACGAAGCATACGCGCATTATAAACCGATCGGTGGTACTCACGAAGGTCTGCAATGGTTGAATGAAGCAGAACTGACTGGAGAGCCCGGTGTTGTTAGTGGAGACGGAAAAGATGATTTCGTAAAGAACTTTACGGAAGCTATTTCGGTTCACCGTCATTGGAACCGACAAGTATAA
- a CDS encoding ParM/StbA family protein, translating to MSNSRIAAVDVGNDSLKGIFGTLEHELNIPNVIARDIEDRPVIGIEELDSKDPLEGIHIRVHSPALKENNVIYRVGQLAAKSDNSTELDPGSSKSEEDQTLIMLFAALALDAVNEDNAKSFTKNNNVIDTSYILGTGLPLREVKEGKDAGYRSKLLGSVHQVEFLVTPKYQGIKVNLKFEEVKVYPEGFAAFINLVMDNDLNIINKDLIDKPILIQDIGGLSTDIAVIKNRNVDDDKAQGFNLGVSEALEQIREEIRSKHGVELDSRRDVVDIITKKTNRNHIMVRGSRTSVHDITDRILVDLAKKQYRLLRNVWQKNSQTEICYFVGGGSAVLKDYIKTLNNNLDGYNIDFFEDEKESIWMMANAYYKLISDHLRRTAPKEKKSEDKDKKAVKA from the coding sequence ATGAGTAATTCTAGAATTGCTGCAGTTGATGTAGGTAACGATTCACTAAAAGGAATTTTCGGTACATTAGAACATGAATTAAACATCCCTAACGTAATTGCTAGAGATATTGAGGACCGTCCTGTAATCGGGATTGAGGAGTTAGACAGCAAAGATCCTTTAGAAGGCATACATATTAGAGTTCACTCCCCTGCCCTTAAAGAAAACAATGTAATTTATCGTGTTGGTCAGCTTGCTGCTAAGAGCGATAACTCTACTGAATTAGACCCAGGAAGCAGTAAATCGGAAGAAGATCAAACATTGATCATGCTTTTCGCTGCATTAGCTCTTGATGCTGTAAATGAAGATAATGCTAAATCATTTACTAAAAACAACAATGTGATTGATACAAGCTATATTTTAGGTACAGGCCTTCCTCTACGCGAAGTAAAAGAAGGTAAGGATGCTGGATATCGTTCAAAACTATTAGGATCTGTTCACCAAGTAGAATTCCTAGTAACGCCTAAGTACCAAGGAATTAAAGTTAACTTAAAGTTTGAAGAAGTTAAAGTATATCCAGAAGGTTTTGCTGCTTTTATTAACCTTGTTATGGATAACGACTTAAACATTATTAATAAAGACCTGATCGACAAGCCTATTCTAATTCAAGATATTGGTGGTCTATCTACAGATATCGCAGTTATTAAAAATAGAAACGTTGATGACGACAAAGCTCAAGGCTTTAATCTTGGTGTTTCAGAAGCGCTAGAACAAATTAGAGAAGAAATCCGCTCTAAGCATGGCGTAGAACTCGACAGCCGACGTGATGTAGTAGATATCATTACGAAGAAGACGAACCGCAACCACATCATGGTGCGTGGAAGCCGTACGAGTGTTCATGACATTACGGATCGTATTTTAGTAGACTTGGCGAAAAAGCAATATCGTCTTCTTCGCAACGTATGGCAAAAGAATTCGCAAACTGAAATCTGCTATTTTGTAGGTGGAGGATCTGCGGTACTTAAAGATTATATTAAGACGTTAAACAATAACCTAGATGGCTACAATATCGACTTTTTTGAAGATGAGAAAGAAAGCATCTGGATGATGGCAAACGCGTATTATAAGCTGATCTCTGATCACTTAAGAAGAACTGCGCCAAAAGAGAAAAAGAGCGAGGATAAAGACAAAAAAGCCGTTAAAGCTTAA
- a CDS encoding glycosyl hydrolase family 28-related protein gives MITLNKHHDPLTNKTLIKQLKKKHTRTESEDLLISENLFKDSSKKYSQNTRNTFDWFKYATKSMVIKKARYNDVCTTDWEKDEQDNIFPKWISKLNEQYEMLYRYIKEEVNVIDYGAVGDGVTDNTEAFKKAIGKGRVIVRIPEGKFVTKGIKLPSWTILLGEGKGKTTLQLHNDSPKAQWLITNKNHFKGNRNIAVKGMTLDWNIERLGQEEKTSAGNNRSSCLTFANVTYGWMFDLEAVNPGLHGFDVSSSLYTYLGDGTRSRGGSKYIWLDNLNGHGFGDDGITTHHSEYIFISNSHMSDPSGRSHKKGFSNSNGIEIDDGSHNVWLLNNSTARCFGGVEVKAHHNASAATNVHIYGHLSVNDNRSYNFRHIGHHKDIDPESKTAHHISATNLISVAPIYTELYKDSTPRGLVVSGYNHVVINGFTVLGDPTYNYEGNPVIAIQYRARNVILNNIFVKDFTTSGPAVKVYGGPHRANDITLKGIRCNHYFTKAIEIASDIENAIAEEIVIEKETSSTT, from the coding sequence ATGATTACACTTAATAAACACCATGATCCACTTACTAACAAAACCTTGATAAAACAATTGAAAAAAAAGCATACTCGAACAGAATCAGAAGACCTACTAATTTCAGAGAATCTATTCAAGGATTCATCAAAAAAGTATAGTCAAAATACCAGAAATACTTTTGATTGGTTTAAATACGCAACCAAAAGTATGGTGATTAAAAAAGCACGCTATAACGACGTATGTACAACCGATTGGGAAAAAGACGAGCAAGATAACATCTTTCCAAAATGGATCTCGAAGCTAAATGAGCAGTACGAGATGCTTTATCGTTATATAAAAGAGGAAGTAAACGTAATAGATTATGGAGCGGTAGGAGATGGAGTAACAGATAATACTGAAGCTTTTAAAAAAGCAATCGGCAAAGGAAGAGTAATCGTACGTATTCCAGAAGGAAAATTCGTAACAAAAGGCATTAAATTGCCTTCATGGACGATCCTTTTAGGAGAAGGAAAAGGTAAAACGACCCTACAATTGCATAATGACTCTCCTAAAGCGCAGTGGCTTATCACGAATAAGAACCATTTTAAAGGTAATCGAAATATAGCCGTAAAGGGAATGACTCTTGATTGGAACATAGAACGGCTCGGACAAGAGGAAAAAACAAGTGCAGGAAACAATCGGTCGAGTTGTTTAACCTTCGCTAACGTCACATATGGCTGGATGTTTGACTTAGAAGCCGTTAATCCAGGGCTGCACGGGTTTGATGTGTCTTCTTCTCTATATACTTACCTAGGAGATGGTACTCGTTCTAGAGGAGGAAGTAAATACATCTGGTTAGATAACCTCAACGGTCATGGGTTTGGTGATGATGGGATTACTACACACCACAGTGAGTATATCTTTATTTCCAACTCCCATATGAGCGACCCAAGCGGTAGGTCCCATAAGAAAGGGTTTTCGAACTCTAACGGCATTGAAATCGATGACGGTTCTCATAATGTTTGGCTCCTTAACAACTCAACAGCTCGTTGCTTTGGAGGCGTTGAGGTTAAAGCACATCATAATGCGTCTGCAGCTACAAATGTGCATATCTATGGTCATTTATCAGTCAACGATAATCGGTCCTACAATTTTCGTCATATTGGCCATCATAAAGATATAGATCCTGAATCTAAAACAGCTCATCATATATCGGCTACCAATCTCATTAGCGTCGCTCCTATCTATACTGAGCTTTATAAAGATTCTACACCGCGTGGACTTGTTGTATCAGGATATAATCATGTTGTCATCAACGGATTTACCGTACTAGGTGATCCCACATATAACTATGAAGGCAATCCGGTTATAGCCATCCAATATCGAGCTCGTAACGTAATTTTAAATAATATTTTCGTAAAAGATTTTACAACCTCTGGACCCGCTGTAAAAGTATACGGAGGACCTCATCGAGCTAATGATATTACACTTAAAGGCATTCGTTGCAATCATTATTTTACAAAAGCGATAGAAATTGCTTCTGACATCGAAAATGCTATTGCAGAAGAGATTGTTATTGAAAAAGAGACATCTAGCACTACGTAG
- a CDS encoding GNAT family N-acetyltransferase, with amino-acid sequence MKNLITCKIVSNSELTNNFLREFNRFQETKQVLYVEDSAYKIKDDYFIDDWSDGKKVQIIKELRKCVSNGGVVVAAWNHKKLVGFANVEGECFGSDEQYVELPYLHVSKDARGMGIGKKLFAVCFQEAKRLGGKKLYIAAHPSIESQAFYHAVGCLAVPAEEINKSILKREPLDIQLEKTL; translated from the coding sequence ATGAAGAACCTTATTACGTGTAAAATAGTGAGCAATAGCGAATTAACGAATAATTTCTTAAGAGAATTTAACCGATTTCAAGAAACAAAACAGGTATTGTATGTAGAAGATAGTGCCTACAAAATAAAGGACGACTACTTTATTGATGACTGGTCTGATGGTAAAAAGGTACAGATAATCAAAGAGTTGAGGAAATGTGTAAGCAACGGGGGAGTGGTTGTAGCAGCATGGAATCACAAAAAGTTAGTGGGGTTTGCCAATGTTGAGGGTGAATGCTTCGGTTCAGATGAGCAATATGTAGAGCTACCTTATCTACATGTCTCAAAGGATGCTAGGGGAATGGGCATTGGTAAGAAACTTTTTGCTGTATGCTTTCAGGAAGCAAAGAGGTTAGGTGGGAAGAAACTCTATATTGCAGCACATCCCTCAATTGAATCACAGGCGTTTTATCACGCTGTCGGGTGTTTAGCAGTACCAGCCGAAGAAATAAATAAGAGTATCTTAAAAAGAGAACCATTAGACATTCAACTCGAAAAAACGCTATAA
- a CDS encoding endonuclease MutS2 — MNTQTINMLEYNKIKEQLASFALNKATKEQIEKLEPSSNLSVIQSWMLDTTEAKRILEKSASVPIANLNGLEQVLEIPKKGLNLSPEQLTLIFGLLENVSRMQRFMKDKASVGPSVSSYAYSMFDLSDLKEEIYRCIRNGGVDDHASKALLKVRKKITVVEERIKSKLDNMMKSSVYRDMLQDQIVSMRDGRYVIPVKSKYKRNIDGQVLDSSSSGATVYIEPHDIRKLQTEISMLRAEEEIEISMILGVLTGMVASYERELHITIEAMIHYDFIFAKAKYSRVLDASAVALNQENKINIINGKHPLIGEKCVPLHFNLGKNYQSLVITGPNTGGKTVAIKTVGLLTLMVQTGLHVPVDEGSEFAVFREVFVDIGDGQSIEQSLSTFSSHMTTIISILRDAGPQDLVILDELGAGTDPSEGMGLAVAILERLYSKGSMILATTHYSEIKEFASVTPGFENGSMDFNLETLQPTYSLIIGKAGKSQAFSIAKKLGMDDEIIHRAQLITQKESYPHVDKNEVSVFSTDDFGKIDELRYKAQATVKKQLEKPRKTEEQLGEVFHIGDRVFVSSLKAAGIVYKLENDHGELGVVVGETKHNIHKKRLKLHIESKMLYPKNYDMDIVFESKEDRKKKNSMRKRHVEGLSIEREED; from the coding sequence TTGAATACACAAACCATAAACATGCTTGAATATAACAAAATTAAAGAACAACTTGCGTCTTTTGCATTAAATAAAGCTACAAAAGAACAGATAGAAAAGCTTGAACCATCTTCAAACCTGTCTGTGATTCAATCATGGATGCTCGATACGACGGAAGCTAAACGCATTTTAGAGAAGAGTGCTAGTGTTCCGATCGCTAATTTAAACGGGTTGGAGCAAGTTCTAGAGATACCGAAAAAGGGATTGAATCTATCTCCCGAACAACTCACATTGATATTCGGTCTTTTAGAAAACGTCAGCCGGATGCAGCGATTTATGAAAGACAAAGCTTCTGTAGGACCCAGCGTATCTTCTTATGCGTACTCTATGTTTGACCTAAGTGATTTAAAAGAGGAAATCTATCGTTGTATTCGTAACGGTGGAGTAGATGATCATGCTAGCAAAGCTTTATTAAAAGTAAGAAAAAAGATTACCGTTGTCGAAGAAAGAATTAAATCCAAGCTCGATAACATGATGAAGTCTTCTGTTTACCGGGATATGCTGCAAGATCAAATCGTTTCCATGAGAGATGGTCGTTATGTTATTCCTGTTAAGAGCAAATACAAGCGTAATATTGATGGTCAAGTACTTGATAGTTCCTCAAGTGGCGCTACCGTGTATATAGAACCTCATGATATTCGCAAACTTCAAACCGAAATCAGTATGCTTAGAGCGGAAGAGGAAATCGAGATCTCTATGATTCTAGGCGTGCTAACAGGTATGGTTGCGAGTTATGAGAGGGAATTGCATATTACGATTGAAGCAATGATACATTACGATTTTATCTTTGCAAAAGCAAAATATAGCCGAGTTTTAGATGCTAGTGCAGTAGCGTTAAATCAAGAGAACAAAATAAACATTATAAACGGCAAACATCCGCTGATCGGAGAAAAATGTGTACCATTGCATTTTAATCTCGGCAAAAACTATCAGTCACTCGTCATCACCGGCCCTAATACAGGAGGTAAAACAGTAGCCATAAAAACAGTAGGATTATTAACGTTAATGGTTCAAACAGGTCTGCATGTACCTGTTGATGAAGGCAGTGAATTTGCGGTATTTAGAGAAGTTTTTGTTGATATAGGAGATGGGCAAAGTATTGAACAATCGTTAAGTACATTCTCTTCTCATATGACGACAATTATATCCATTTTGAGAGATGCGGGACCACAAGATTTAGTGATTTTAGATGAACTAGGTGCTGGAACGGATCCTTCTGAAGGGATGGGGCTAGCGGTTGCTATTCTTGAGAGATTGTACAGCAAAGGAAGTATGATACTAGCAACCACTCATTATAGTGAAATAAAAGAATTCGCCTCTGTTACACCCGGATTTGAAAACGGATCGATGGATTTTAACCTTGAAACGCTTCAACCAACGTATTCTCTCATTATCGGTAAAGCAGGTAAGAGTCAGGCCTTCTCGATTGCAAAGAAGCTGGGGATGGACGATGAAATTATCCACCGTGCACAACTTATTACACAAAAAGAAAGTTATCCACATGTGGATAAGAATGAAGTTTCAGTGTTTTCCACAGATGATTTTGGGAAAATAGATGAGTTACGTTATAAAGCACAGGCTACTGTAAAAAAACAATTGGAGAAACCACGAAAAACGGAAGAGCAATTAGGGGAAGTTTTTCATATTGGTGACCGCGTATTTGTTTCAAGCCTAAAAGCCGCTGGAATCGTATACAAGTTAGAGAACGATCACGGAGAACTAGGTGTTGTGGTCGGAGAAACTAAGCATAACATTCATAAAAAGCGCCTAAAACTTCATATTGAGAGTAAAATGCTCTATCCAAAAAATTACGATATGGATATTGTATTCGAGTCAAAGGAAGATCGAAAAAAGAAAAACTCCATGAGAAAGCGTCATGTTGAAGGCCTATCTATAGAAAGAGAAGAAGATTAG
- the rlmN gene encoding 23S rRNA (adenine(2503)-C(2))-methyltransferase RlmN — MNKDSIYGLTIEQLTEWLGQHGYKPYRASQVWNYLYRERVTTFSEMIDIKDDCIELLTENFTIQTLREHVKQEASDGTVKFLFKLNDGNLIETVLMRHKYGLSVCVTTQVGCNIGCSFCASGLLTKTRDLSSGEIVEQIMNVQHHLDAAGEGEKVSHIVVMGIGEPFDNFENMIDFLKIMIDQKGLAIGSRHITVSTSGIVNKMYEFADVNIPVNLALSLHAPNNELRTKIMKINRAFPVEKLMDAINYYIEKTNRRITIEYILLKDVNDHVEEALELAALFQDKKKKTYINLIPYNPVDEHSQYQRSDQESVLAFYDTLKKNGINCKIRQEHGTDIDAACGQLRSKQIKKDKDQSIKS, encoded by the coding sequence ATGAACAAAGATTCCATTTATGGATTGACGATAGAACAACTAACTGAATGGCTCGGGCAGCATGGATATAAACCGTATCGCGCTTCACAAGTATGGAACTATCTATATAGGGAGCGGGTAACCACTTTTTCAGAAATGATCGATATCAAAGACGATTGTATTGAATTATTAACCGAAAACTTTACCATTCAAACGCTACGAGAGCACGTTAAGCAGGAAGCTTCAGATGGAACGGTTAAATTTCTCTTCAAATTGAATGATGGTAACTTGATCGAAACCGTACTGATGAGACATAAATACGGCTTATCGGTATGTGTAACAACACAAGTCGGTTGCAATATCGGATGCAGTTTCTGCGCGAGTGGTTTGTTAACCAAAACGCGTGATCTATCGAGTGGGGAAATTGTGGAGCAGATCATGAACGTTCAGCATCATTTAGACGCGGCTGGTGAGGGAGAAAAGGTAAGTCATATCGTTGTAATGGGAATCGGTGAACCTTTTGATAACTTTGAGAACATGATTGATTTTCTTAAGATCATGATCGATCAAAAAGGTCTAGCGATTGGATCGAGACATATTACAGTCTCAACAAGCGGGATCGTGAACAAAATGTACGAGTTTGCAGATGTGAACATCCCAGTAAATCTCGCATTATCGCTTCACGCACCGAACAATGAACTTCGTACAAAAATCATGAAGATCAACCGTGCTTTTCCTGTTGAAAAGCTGATGGATGCGATCAACTATTATATCGAGAAAACGAATCGCAGGATTACGATTGAATATATCTTATTAAAAGATGTAAATGATCATGTAGAGGAAGCATTAGAACTTGCGGCTCTTTTCCAAGATAAAAAGAAAAAAACATATATCAATCTGATTCCATATAACCCAGTCGATGAGCACAGTCAGTATCAGCGCAGTGACCAAGAATCGGTTCTAGCGTTTTACGATACGCTTAAGAAAAACGGGATCAACTGTAAGATCCGTCAAGAGCATGGAACAGATATTGATGCAGCTTGCGGTCAGTTAAGAAGTAAGCAGATCAAAAAGGATAAAGATCAATCGATTAAGTCTTAA
- a CDS encoding peptide MFS transporter, which produces MSDINRQKIVDSVPQKGFFGHPKGLFTLFFTEFWERFSYYGMRAILIYYMYYEVSKGGLGLEESTALAIMSIYGSLVYMSGVIGGWLADRVFGTSRALFYGGILIMIGHIVLAVLPGDLTMLFISMVFIVIGTGLLKPNVSSVVGDIYAPGDTRRDAGFSIFYMGINLGAFISPLIVGEVAKKSFHLGFGIAAVGMLLGLIVFAVTKKKNLGLAGTYVPNPLTPAEKKKVSIIVGISVVVLAVVLGTTIPAGIFTLEVFITLVGIFGIAIPTIYFVVMYRSPKTTSDERSRIIAYIPLFIAAVMFWAIQEQGSTILAAYADKRTDLTFAGLEISPAWFQSLNPLFIITLAPLFAWMWVKLGTRQPSVPKKFALSLLFAGLSFLVILLPAYFGGEDSLVSPLWLVLSYFIVVIGELLLSPVGLSATTKLAPAAFSAQTMSLWFLASAAAQAINAQIVKFYSAETEMMYFGTIGGAAIVLSLILFVISPKIQEKMKGIR; this is translated from the coding sequence ATGTCAGACATCAATAGACAGAAAATTGTGGATAGTGTGCCACAAAAGGGATTCTTTGGACATCCTAAAGGTCTTTTCACACTATTCTTCACAGAGTTTTGGGAGCGCTTTTCTTACTACGGAATGCGTGCAATCCTTATTTACTACATGTACTATGAGGTTTCAAAAGGTGGTCTAGGATTAGAAGAGTCCACTGCACTCGCAATCATGTCCATTTATGGTTCACTTGTATATATGTCCGGTGTAATCGGTGGTTGGTTAGCAGATAGAGTTTTTGGTACATCTAGAGCGTTATTCTATGGTGGTATTCTGATCATGATTGGTCATATCGTCCTAGCCGTATTACCAGGCGATTTGACTATGCTGTTTATTTCCATGGTCTTTATCGTAATCGGTACAGGTTTGCTTAAGCCTAACGTATCCAGTGTTGTAGGTGATATTTATGCTCCTGGCGATACTCGTCGCGATGCAGGATTCTCTATCTTCTACATGGGGATCAACCTTGGTGCTTTCATATCTCCATTAATCGTGGGGGAAGTTGCTAAAAAGAGCTTCCACTTAGGTTTCGGTATCGCAGCAGTTGGTATGTTATTAGGACTAATCGTGTTTGCTGTAACAAAGAAAAAGAATCTTGGTCTTGCAGGTACGTATGTGCCTAACCCATTAACTCCAGCTGAGAAGAAGAAAGTATCAATCATCGTTGGTATTTCTGTAGTTGTACTAGCTGTTGTCTTAGGAACAACCATTCCAGCAGGTATTTTTACGCTTGAAGTATTCATTACATTAGTTGGTATTTTTGGTATCGCGATCCCTACGATTTATTTCGTGGTTATGTACCGCAGTCCAAAAACGACATCAGACGAGCGTTCACGAATTATTGCGTACATCCCGCTATTTATCGCAGCTGTTATGTTCTGGGCAATCCAAGAACAAGGTTCAACGATTCTTGCAGCTTATGCGGACAAGCGTACAGATTTAACATTTGCAGGACTTGAGATTTCACCAGCTTGGTTCCAATCTCTAAATCCTTTATTCATCATTACACTTGCTCCGCTATTCGCATGGATGTGGGTGAAACTTGGTACACGTCAACCGTCAGTACCTAAGAAATTTGCACTAAGCTTGTTATTTGCTGGATTATCTTTCTTAGTTATTCTTCTTCCTGCTTACTTTGGTGGAGAAGATTCACTAGTAAGTCCATTATGGTTAGTGCTTAGTTACTTTATCGTTGTTATCGGTGAGCTTCTATTGTCTCCAGTAGGACTTTCTGCAACAACAAAGCTTGCTCCAGCAGCGTTCTCTGCACAAACAATGAGCTTATGGTTCTTAGCAAGTGCAGCTGCACAAGCGATCAACGCACAAATCGTTAAGTTCTATTCTGCAGAAACAGAAATGATGTACTTCGGTACAATCGGTGGAGCTGCGATTGTGTTATCACTGATCCTATTTGTCATCTCGCCTAAAATTCAAGAGAAGATGAAAGGTATTCGTTAA